In one Bradyrhizobium sp. 4 genomic region, the following are encoded:
- a CDS encoding dienelactone hydrolase family protein, protein MSISACFFAPVRADDNVRIQEEMWALPLPLPMFAYVVRPVGDGPFPLAIMNHGVSLKAVDRSFFPLVEFRDAAKWFAKRGYLVVAPVGTGYGAAAIDIPEHGLYGPFFSKVGNCTNPNFHDAGRAVAQVDLWIIDYMVAEKRVLPMDVVVVGQSAGGWASIALSSANPPQVKAIITFAAGRGGRVDGKPNNNCAPDKLVEATADFGRTSRVPMLWFYIENDTFFGPALSKRMHDAFTAAGGRAEYHLMPPFGNEGHFFIGSPDTIATWSPLVEKFLNAQK, encoded by the coding sequence TTGAGCATTTCGGCCTGCTTTTTTGCCCCTGTACGCGCCGACGACAATGTCCGGATCCAGGAAGAGATGTGGGCCCTGCCGCTACCGCTGCCGATGTTCGCCTATGTCGTGCGGCCCGTCGGCGACGGCCCCTTCCCGCTGGCGATCATGAACCACGGCGTGTCGCTCAAGGCCGTCGATCGCAGCTTCTTCCCGCTGGTGGAGTTCCGCGACGCCGCCAAGTGGTTTGCCAAGCGCGGCTACCTCGTGGTGGCACCAGTCGGCACCGGCTACGGCGCAGCCGCGATCGATATTCCCGAGCACGGTCTCTATGGACCGTTCTTCTCCAAGGTCGGAAACTGCACCAATCCGAACTTCCACGACGCCGGGCGTGCGGTGGCGCAGGTCGATCTCTGGATCATCGACTACATGGTGGCCGAGAAACGCGTTCTGCCGATGGACGTGGTCGTCGTCGGACAGTCCGCGGGCGGCTGGGCGTCCATTGCGCTCTCGAGCGCAAACCCACCGCAGGTGAAGGCAATCATCACGTTCGCCGCAGGACGCGGCGGGCGCGTCGACGGCAAACCCAACAACAATTGCGCACCGGACAAGCTGGTCGAAGCAACTGCCGATTTCGGCCGAACCTCGCGGGTGCCAATGCTGTGGTTCTATATCGAGAACGACACGTTTTTCGGTCCGGCCTTGTCGAAGCGCATGCATGACGCCTTTACCGCTGCCGGCGGCAGGGCCGAATATCATCTGATGCCGCCCTTTGGCAACGAAGGGCATTTCTTCATCGGCTCGCCCGACACGATCGCGACGTGGTCACCACTGGTCGAAAAATTCCTCAATGCGCAAAAGTAG
- a CDS encoding transporter, producing the protein MSTVRWIISAAPEIFLLLSVALGTILGRVRIRGFSIGTTACTLIVAVLIGQLGTFTFPSLLRVILFSLFVFTIGYRSGPEFFASLSIRTLAQVALALVLGGTGLIIVLVFAHVFALGPGTASGLAAGALTQSSVIGTASGALAQLGLAKEVLQQQDANIAAGYAVTYVLGYILTLLYVPFVAPKLMGIDLKAEAAKLEAELSGGNPQQNENLHYRKFQARAYRVSAAAGRTVGAVEDEIGSRSVIERIVRQGADVEPHRDTVLQVSDDIVIAGRTAAIVAAKPIVGTEIDADEILKALPGNVIDVLVDNRKLHGRSVKDVADRVGDAARGVFLRTLTRMGREVPLSADTRVYVGDVMTLVGSTRNIERAASHVGQILRSEDRTDIAFLAAGIAVGLLAGLASVKIGSVPLTLGGGGGALIAGLFCGWLRSRRPTMGAMPPAAQQTLSDLGLGGFIAAIGLGNGHAAWVAIQSQGMLLVGMGLVVTLVPLIVTTLFAHRVLRMNPVIICGALAGAMTVDAAVTGACEVAESQTPVLGVAVPYAVGNVVLTVLGPIIVASTFAG; encoded by the coding sequence ATGAGCACGGTCAGATGGATCATCTCCGCCGCTCCGGAAATCTTCCTGCTGCTGTCAGTCGCGCTCGGGACCATCCTTGGCCGCGTCCGGATCCGCGGCTTTTCGATCGGCACCACGGCGTGCACGCTCATCGTTGCCGTCCTGATCGGGCAGCTCGGCACCTTCACGTTTCCTTCCCTGCTCAGGGTCATTCTCTTCAGCCTGTTCGTGTTCACGATCGGCTACCGGTCCGGACCCGAGTTCTTTGCCTCGCTGAGCATCCGGACCCTGGCTCAGGTCGCGCTCGCGCTCGTGCTTGGTGGTACCGGCCTCATCATCGTTCTCGTATTTGCCCATGTGTTCGCGCTCGGTCCCGGCACCGCCTCCGGTCTTGCAGCGGGAGCTCTGACACAGTCGTCGGTCATCGGCACCGCATCTGGCGCGCTAGCCCAGCTTGGACTGGCCAAAGAGGTGCTGCAGCAGCAGGACGCCAATATCGCCGCCGGCTACGCCGTCACCTACGTGCTCGGCTATATCCTCACGCTCCTGTACGTGCCGTTTGTCGCGCCGAAATTGATGGGGATCGATCTGAAAGCGGAAGCTGCAAAGCTCGAGGCGGAGCTTTCGGGTGGCAACCCGCAACAAAATGAGAATCTGCATTATCGAAAATTCCAGGCGCGCGCGTACCGGGTGTCGGCAGCGGCGGGACGGACCGTCGGCGCCGTCGAAGACGAGATCGGCAGCCGCAGCGTGATCGAGCGGATCGTGCGCCAGGGCGCCGATGTCGAGCCGCATCGCGACACCGTCCTTCAAGTGAGCGACGACATCGTCATCGCGGGACGCACCGCCGCCATTGTCGCCGCGAAACCGATCGTTGGCACAGAAATCGACGCCGATGAGATCCTGAAGGCGCTTCCGGGCAACGTGATCGACGTCCTTGTCGACAATCGCAAGCTCCATGGCCGCTCCGTCAAGGACGTGGCCGATCGTGTCGGCGATGCCGCACGAGGCGTGTTCCTCCGAACCTTGACGCGAATGGGACGTGAAGTCCCCTTGAGCGCGGACACCCGCGTCTATGTCGGTGACGTCATGACGCTGGTCGGCAGCACCCGCAACATCGAGCGCGCCGCCTCGCATGTAGGACAGATTCTGCGCTCCGAAGATCGCACCGACATTGCATTCCTTGCCGCAGGCATCGCCGTGGGTCTGCTCGCCGGTCTCGCAAGCGTAAAGATCGGGTCGGTGCCCCTGACGTTGGGAGGTGGCGGCGGCGCCCTGATTGCGGGGCTCTTCTGCGGCTGGCTACGCTCGCGGCGGCCGACAATGGGCGCAATGCCGCCCGCAGCGCAGCAGACGCTGAGCGATCTCGGCCTTGGCGGCTTCATCGCGGCGATCGGGCTCGGCAACGGCCACGCAGCCTGGGTCGCGATCCAGTCGCAAGGCATGCTGCTGGTCGGCATGGGCCTGGTGGTCACGCTGGTGCCGCTGATCGTGACGACCCTGTTTGCCCATCGCGTGCTCCGCATGAACCCGGTCATCATCTGCGGCGCGCTGGCCGGCGCCATGACCGTCGACGCCGCCGTTACCGGCGCCTGCGAAGTTGCAGAAAGCCAGACGCCCGTGCTCGGGGTCGCCGTGCCTTACGCTGTCGGCAATGTTGTGCTGACCGTGCTTGGACCGATCATCGTGGCCAGCACTTTCGCCGGTTGA
- a CDS encoding YoaK family protein, with protein MSTMDATAASSIRRDETLPVALLLAFTGGYLDAYTWIIHGVMANAQTANLVLLWVYGSVGDWTKALHFVPPILAFAVGIVAASWLRRAARERASAISTLLEILLLVIIAVLHNRLPDLAGTLGISFVAAVQSAVFTRVEGVLYSSVMITGNMRQAIEGMFAVASRNGSLRPPGIFAVLCITFGLGAALGAFATKQIPDLALGVPVIALLVVLLRCESPDDEASP; from the coding sequence ATGAGCACGATGGATGCCACCGCTGCTTCGTCGATACGCCGCGACGAAACGCTGCCAGTCGCGCTGTTGCTGGCCTTCACCGGTGGCTACCTCGACGCCTATACGTGGATCATCCACGGCGTCATGGCTAACGCCCAGACGGCCAATCTCGTCCTGCTGTGGGTTTATGGCTCGGTCGGCGACTGGACGAAGGCGCTCCACTTCGTCCCACCGATCCTTGCGTTCGCGGTCGGTATTGTCGCCGCGTCATGGCTGCGTCGGGCGGCGCGCGAGCGCGCCAGTGCCATCAGCACGCTGCTCGAGATTCTCCTGCTCGTCATCATCGCAGTCTTGCACAATCGCTTGCCGGATCTCGCGGGAACGCTTGGGATTTCGTTCGTCGCCGCCGTACAGAGCGCCGTTTTCACGAGGGTTGAGGGCGTGCTCTACAGCTCCGTCATGATCACGGGCAACATGCGGCAAGCGATTGAAGGCATGTTCGCTGTGGCCTCCCGGAATGGCTCGCTACGGCCGCCAGGCATTTTTGCTGTCTTGTGCATCACGTTCGGCCTTGGCGCCGCTCTTGGCGCCTTCGCGACCAAGCAGATCCCGGACCTGGCGCTCGGTGTCCCCGTGATCGCGCTCCTGGTTGTGCTGTTGCGTTGCGAAAGTCCGGACGACGAGGCCAGCCCATGA
- a CDS encoding SulP family inorganic anion transporter encodes MTSSDRRSRRPFLFPPAAWLAGYHSAWLRSDAIAGITLAAYAIPVSLAYATLAGLPPQIGIYGYMLGGIGYALLGSSRQLAVGPTSAISLMIAATVGTLSGGDAAKYAEIASLAACAVALLCLTAWLFKLSVLVRLVSDSILVGFKAGAGLTIMMSQLPSLFGVAGGGHNFFDRAIKLAGQLGGINWLVLAIGALALLFLLVGERRLPGRPVGLTIMALSIVVATLLGLPSLGVPVTGKIPEGLPAIGLPSFGLLEPDELFPLAAGCVLLAYIEGVSAARSFAAKHGYALDVRQEFLGLGAANLVTAFGHGYPVAGGLSQSAVNDNAGARTPLALVICSVTLALCLLFFTGLLTNLPKAVLAAIVFAAVYRLVDIRALLRMWQVSRIDFHAAAIALLAVLLLGILQGVLLAAIASIVLLLARASRPNVAFLGRLPGTGRYSDNARHDGVEPLVGIIAFRPEASLLYINAETILETVLGTLPLSVGVRLVVCDLSASPYIDLAGARMLHDLYDELASRNITFRIVGAHAQLRDLLRAEGLAEKTDSGAWLRSVDSVIGESMTGQSSDPNP; translated from the coding sequence ATGACCTCATCGGACCGTAGATCGCGCCGGCCCTTCCTGTTTCCGCCCGCGGCTTGGCTGGCGGGGTATCACAGTGCCTGGCTGCGTTCGGACGCGATCGCCGGAATCACCCTCGCGGCTTATGCGATCCCCGTGTCACTGGCCTATGCCACGCTGGCGGGCCTGCCGCCCCAGATCGGAATCTACGGCTACATGCTCGGCGGCATCGGCTATGCGCTGCTCGGGTCGTCGCGCCAGCTTGCGGTCGGTCCGACCTCGGCGATCTCGCTGATGATTGCGGCGACGGTTGGGACATTGTCCGGCGGAGACGCGGCGAAATACGCCGAGATCGCAAGCCTGGCCGCATGCGCGGTGGCGCTGCTGTGCCTGACCGCATGGTTGTTCAAGCTCAGCGTTCTCGTCCGCCTGGTGAGCGACAGTATCCTGGTCGGCTTCAAGGCCGGCGCGGGACTTACCATCATGATGAGCCAGTTGCCGAGCCTGTTCGGCGTCGCCGGAGGCGGTCACAATTTTTTCGATCGCGCCATCAAGCTCGCCGGTCAGCTCGGCGGCATCAATTGGCTGGTTCTGGCGATCGGAGCCCTCGCCCTCTTGTTCCTGTTGGTGGGAGAACGGCGGCTGCCCGGAAGGCCGGTCGGGCTCACGATCATGGCGTTGTCGATTGTCGTGGCGACATTGCTTGGCCTTCCGTCCCTTGGCGTGCCGGTCACCGGGAAAATCCCAGAGGGATTGCCGGCTATCGGGTTGCCGAGTTTTGGCCTGTTGGAGCCCGACGAGCTCTTCCCGCTGGCTGCGGGATGCGTGCTCCTGGCCTATATCGAAGGCGTCTCCGCCGCCCGCAGCTTTGCTGCCAAACACGGCTATGCGCTCGATGTCCGGCAGGAGTTTTTGGGGCTGGGCGCGGCGAACCTCGTTACCGCCTTCGGCCACGGCTATCCCGTGGCCGGCGGGCTGTCGCAATCCGCGGTCAACGACAATGCCGGAGCGCGCACGCCGCTGGCCCTGGTGATCTGCTCGGTGACGCTTGCGCTATGCCTGCTGTTCTTCACGGGGTTGTTGACGAACCTACCCAAGGCAGTGCTTGCGGCGATCGTCTTTGCCGCCGTCTACAGGCTGGTGGACATCCGCGCGCTGTTGCGAATGTGGCAAGTCAGCCGCATCGACTTTCATGCCGCGGCGATTGCGCTGCTGGCCGTGTTGCTCCTGGGGATATTGCAAGGCGTCCTGCTGGCGGCTATTGCGTCGATCGTTCTGCTGCTGGCGCGGGCCTCGCGTCCGAATGTCGCATTCCTCGGCCGGCTCCCCGGTACTGGCCGTTACTCCGACAATGCGAGGCACGATGGCGTCGAGCCATTGGTCGGCATCATCGCGTTTCGACCCGAAGCCTCGCTGCTTTACATCAATGCTGAAACGATCCTGGAAACAGTGTTAGGCACCTTGCCGCTATCGGTCGGCGTCAGGCTGGTTGTCTGCGATCTGTCGGCATCACCCTACATCGATCTGGCCGGCGCGCGCATGTTGCATGATCTCTATGACGAACTCGCCTCCCGAAATATCACCTTCCGCATCGTCGGCGCGCACGCGCAATTGCGCGATCTGCTGCGGGCTGAGGGGCTGGCGGAAAAGACCGACAGCGGGGCGTGGCTTCGTTCGGTCGACAGCGTGATCGGGGAAAGCATGACCGGACAATCATCTGATCCCAATCCATAG
- a CDS encoding decarboxylase, giving the protein MSKDAKAAEKRIDQFISGPGGRADDWRDLVEAAKAWARAGDRARYDAALADLSVIEEFHGYPGLQLMAALREAASAGDAAGSLGLATRITQALMTRSFRQHAGDWDPKDDGSGDAPELVSSTFGSHAARRPYFETLVVTGISSEKWPALAAEWRKLRRPVDSFVYEPVIVGSLEDAFCATMLNPNIAAVVINEGFGLRSRHDAPILRTMTAAAGINDEADASALRLAHVIKRVRPELDIYLMSNRDVEAMAGNPEANVVRRIFYSIEELLELHLSILEGIQDRFDTPFFDNLKKYAQRPIGTFHALPIARGKSVFRSDWIRDMGEFYGLNLFLAESSATTGGLDSLLEPTGTIKKAQDKAARALGADRVFFVTNGTSTSNKMAVQALLGPGDIAIVDRNCHKSHHYGMVLAGAQPIYVEAFPMTEYSMYGAVPLKTIKQALLNARADGRLDRVKMLDLTNCTFDGHIYNTRRVMEECLAIKPDLIFLWDEAWFGFARFSPFLRRRTAMGAANEIEAWMHDSKSVAAYEKQQAELGKTPSDEVLLKTRLIPDPRQIRLRVYQTNSTHKSMSAIRQGSMLSVKDVEFHTVEQQFKEAVFTHASTSPNQQLIASLDVSRRQMELEGYGLVANAIEIAFAIRRAVNGNPLISKYFRILGADAMVPAQYRQSGFTDYLATGMNWASILKSLDDDEFCLDPTRMTLVCGTAGYDGTQFKGILANDYNIQINKTSRNSVLFQSNINNTRSDVAHLVRVLAEIAGEVDRGLVQGGANAKKTFEARVKSLMTDVPDLPNFSQFHDSFRGDAGTKTNEGDIRSGFYSAYDAAGCEYIRLGDSEIDRRLKAGPDLVSASFVIPYPPGFPIMVPGQVITQETIDFMRKLDVKEIHGYDAKEGLKLVRAEALAKIGRPKPGAAPKLKAAS; this is encoded by the coding sequence ATGTCCAAGGACGCCAAGGCTGCAGAAAAGCGCATCGATCAGTTCATTTCCGGGCCCGGCGGCCGGGCGGACGACTGGCGCGATCTGGTCGAAGCAGCCAAAGCATGGGCGCGCGCCGGCGATCGCGCCAGGTACGATGCGGCACTGGCCGATCTCTCCGTCATTGAAGAGTTTCACGGGTATCCTGGGCTACAACTGATGGCCGCTTTGCGCGAAGCGGCCTCGGCCGGGGATGCGGCGGGTTCACTTGGTCTTGCGACGCGGATTACGCAGGCCCTGATGACAAGATCCTTCCGCCAACATGCCGGCGATTGGGATCCCAAGGACGACGGCAGTGGCGACGCACCCGAACTCGTGTCCTCGACTTTCGGCTCACATGCAGCTCGGCGACCCTATTTCGAAACGTTGGTCGTCACCGGCATCTCCTCCGAGAAGTGGCCGGCTCTCGCTGCCGAATGGCGCAAGTTGCGCCGTCCGGTCGATTCTTTCGTCTATGAGCCGGTGATCGTCGGCAGCCTCGAGGACGCCTTCTGCGCGACAATGCTCAACCCCAATATCGCCGCCGTCGTCATCAACGAAGGTTTCGGCCTGCGCTCGCGTCACGACGCGCCGATACTCCGCACCATGACCGCCGCCGCCGGCATCAATGACGAGGCGGACGCGTCCGCGCTCCGGCTCGCGCACGTCATCAAGCGGGTCCGTCCCGAGCTCGACATCTATCTGATGTCGAATCGCGACGTGGAGGCAATGGCGGGGAACCCCGAAGCCAATGTGGTCCGGCGGATATTCTACTCCATCGAAGAGCTCCTCGAACTCCATCTCTCTATCCTCGAAGGGATCCAGGACCGCTTCGATACGCCATTCTTCGACAATCTCAAGAAATACGCGCAACGCCCGATCGGCACGTTCCACGCGCTGCCGATCGCTCGCGGCAAGTCTGTCTTCAGGTCGGATTGGATCCGCGATATGGGCGAGTTCTACGGCTTGAACCTGTTCCTGGCCGAAAGCAGCGCGACCACCGGCGGCCTCGACAGCCTGCTGGAGCCGACCGGCACCATCAAGAAAGCACAGGACAAGGCGGCGCGAGCGCTCGGCGCCGATCGCGTGTTCTTCGTGACCAACGGCACCTCGACTTCAAACAAGATGGCAGTGCAGGCGCTGCTTGGGCCGGGCGACATCGCGATCGTCGATCGCAACTGTCACAAGTCGCACCACTACGGCATGGTGCTGGCCGGCGCCCAGCCGATCTATGTCGAAGCGTTCCCGATGACGGAGTATTCGATGTACGGCGCGGTGCCGCTGAAGACCATCAAGCAGGCGCTGTTGAACGCGAGGGCCGACGGCAGGCTGGACCGCGTCAAGATGCTCGACCTGACCAACTGCACCTTCGACGGCCACATCTACAACACCCGACGAGTGATGGAGGAGTGTCTCGCGATCAAGCCGGATCTGATCTTCCTGTGGGACGAAGCCTGGTTCGGCTTCGCGCGCTTCTCGCCGTTCCTGCGGCGACGGACCGCGATGGGCGCCGCCAACGAGATCGAGGCCTGGATGCACGACTCGAAATCGGTCGCGGCTTACGAGAAGCAGCAGGCCGAGCTCGGCAAGACTCCGTCGGACGAGGTACTGCTCAAGACTCGTCTCATCCCGGATCCGCGTCAGATTCGGTTGCGCGTCTACCAGACCAACTCGACCCACAAGTCGATGTCGGCGATCCGGCAGGGCTCGATGCTCTCGGTCAAGGACGTCGAATTCCACACCGTCGAGCAGCAGTTCAAGGAGGCGGTGTTTACGCACGCGTCGACCAGCCCCAACCAGCAACTCATCGCGAGCCTCGATGTCTCGCGGCGCCAGATGGAGCTTGAGGGCTACGGTCTCGTCGCCAACGCAATCGAAATCGCGTTCGCGATCCGCAGGGCGGTCAACGGCAATCCGCTGATCTCGAAATACTTCCGGATTCTCGGCGCGGACGCGATGGTGCCGGCGCAATATCGCCAGAGCGGCTTCACCGACTATCTCGCAACAGGCATGAACTGGGCGAGCATCCTGAAGAGCCTGGACGACGACGAGTTCTGCCTTGATCCGACCCGCATGACCTTGGTGTGCGGCACCGCCGGCTACGACGGCACGCAGTTCAAGGGCATCCTTGCCAATGATTACAATATCCAGATCAACAAGACGTCGCGCAATTCGGTGCTATTCCAGTCCAACATCAACAACACCCGTAGCGATGTTGCGCATCTGGTGAGGGTGCTGGCCGAGATCGCGGGCGAGGTCGACCGCGGGCTGGTTCAGGGCGGCGCAAATGCGAAGAAGACCTTCGAGGCTCGGGTCAAAAGCCTGATGACCGATGTGCCCGACCTGCCGAACTTCTCGCAGTTTCACGACAGTTTCCGTGGCGATGCCGGCACCAAGACCAACGAGGGCGACATCCGCAGCGGCTTCTACTCGGCCTATGACGCAGCGGGATGCGAATATATCCGGCTCGGCGATTCCGAGATCGACCGTCGCCTCAAGGCCGGGCCGGACCTCGTCTCCGCGAGTTTCGTGATCCCGTATCCGCCTGGCTTCCCGATCATGGTGCCGGGGCAGGTCATCACCCAGGAAACCATCGACTTCATGCGCAAGCTCGATGTGAAGGAAATCCACGGCTACGACGCCAAGGAAGGGCTGAAGCTCGTACGCGCCGAAGCCCTGGCAAAGATCGGTCGGCCCAAGCCCGGCGCCGCGCCGAAGCTGAAGGCCGCATCATAA
- a CDS encoding transporter, producing the protein MQGFFTFLQQNPFLLLFFVVGLAVWIGRASIKGYGLGMVAGAIVVGAALSVWASTYGVKLELNTFAKSLFYYLFMYGVGLRVGPSFINSLKGDGLKFCILALVSSVLGLALVVICSKLFALPIGAAGGMLAGSQTMSAAIGSAEQAITSGVVKLPDGMKAEDASGMIALSYGITYIWGTVGIILICKYLPRWWGVDAKAAARQYEQEFGVKDLEGGGLTGYRQFGLRAYRLENPAQVGMSIAKFRVMNPEYRIVNVARGGEPQGADPEFVLQKGDVVALGGSTEHLTDKMGLIGPEVADAKALGIPMDQADILVTNKEMAGRTFESFRDTAIAGQLQVTKVERGGVQIPAGLKTELQRMDIVSVVGIKSAVSELGEMWGRIARTNTSTDLLTLASGMIIGFLIGMIEFPAFGAKIGLGNAGGLLLSGVIVSSLVSRLRFFGNTPNAARNVLEDLGLVVFVAIVGINAGAGLLAQLTGAVALKIFVAGFIACTIPPFIVWAIGYHVFKINPAVLMGGVAGARSHSGPCREAAVEIQSSVPWIGFPVGYAVSGILLTVFGYFAMILAQ; encoded by the coding sequence ATGCAAGGGTTTTTCACGTTCTTGCAGCAGAACCCGTTTCTGTTGCTGTTCTTCGTCGTCGGGCTCGCCGTCTGGATCGGCCGGGCCAGCATCAAGGGGTACGGCCTCGGCATGGTTGCCGGCGCCATCGTAGTGGGCGCAGCCCTTTCGGTCTGGGCCTCGACCTACGGCGTGAAGCTTGAGCTCAACACCTTTGCCAAGAGCCTCTTCTACTATCTGTTCATGTATGGCGTCGGCCTGCGCGTGGGGCCGTCCTTCATCAACAGCCTGAAGGGCGATGGGCTGAAATTCTGTATCCTTGCCCTGGTGTCGAGCGTCCTTGGTCTGGCGCTTGTCGTCATCTGCTCAAAACTCTTCGCGCTGCCGATCGGGGCTGCCGGCGGCATGCTGGCGGGGTCGCAGACCATGTCGGCCGCGATCGGTTCGGCCGAGCAAGCCATCACCTCCGGTGTCGTGAAGCTTCCTGACGGCATGAAGGCCGAGGACGCGTCGGGCATGATCGCGCTGTCCTACGGCATCACCTACATCTGGGGCACGGTCGGCATCATCTTGATCTGCAAGTACCTGCCGCGCTGGTGGGGCGTCGACGCCAAGGCGGCTGCCAGGCAGTACGAGCAGGAGTTCGGCGTCAAGGATCTCGAAGGCGGCGGCCTGACGGGTTACCGGCAGTTCGGCCTGCGCGCCTACCGGCTCGAAAACCCGGCCCAGGTCGGCATGAGCATCGCCAAATTCCGTGTGATGAATCCCGAATACCGCATCGTCAACGTGGCGCGCGGCGGAGAGCCGCAGGGCGCCGATCCCGAATTCGTCCTGCAAAAGGGCGACGTCGTCGCGCTCGGCGGCTCGACCGAACATCTGACCGACAAGATGGGCCTGATCGGTCCCGAGGTTGCCGACGCCAAGGCGCTCGGCATTCCCATGGATCAGGCGGACATCCTCGTCACCAACAAGGAGATGGCCGGACGGACCTTTGAATCCTTCCGCGATACGGCCATCGCGGGCCAGCTGCAGGTCACCAAGGTGGAACGTGGCGGCGTACAGATCCCTGCGGGTCTCAAGACTGAGTTGCAGCGGATGGACATCGTCTCGGTGGTCGGCATCAAGTCGGCAGTCAGCGAGCTCGGTGAGATGTGGGGACGTATTGCGCGGACCAACACCTCGACCGACCTGTTGACGCTTGCCTCAGGCATGATCATCGGCTTCCTGATCGGGATGATCGAATTTCCAGCCTTCGGCGCCAAGATCGGCCTCGGCAATGCCGGTGGATTGTTGCTGTCCGGCGTGATCGTCTCGTCGCTGGTCTCGCGGCTCCGCTTCTTCGGCAATACGCCGAACGCGGCGCGCAACGTGCTGGAGGATCTCGGCCTCGTGGTCTTCGTCGCCATCGTCGGTATCAATGCCGGCGCCGGACTGTTGGCGCAACTCACGGGCGCGGTTGCCTTGAAGATCTTCGTCGCCGGCTTCATTGCCTGCACGATCCCGCCGTTCATCGTCTGGGCAATCGGCTATCACGTGTTCAAAATCAATCCGGCCGTGTTGATGGGCGGCGTTGCCGGTGCGCGGTCGCACTCCGGTCCGTGCCGTGAAGCCGCGGTGGAAATCCAGAGCTCCGTGCCCTGGATCGGATTCCCGGTCGGCTACGCGGTGTCCGGCATTCTGCTCACCGTGTTCGGCTACTTCGCGATGATCCTGGCTCAATAG
- the ppk2 gene encoding polyphosphate kinase 2 yields the protein MAKDEASERMKRKDYEKELEKLQIELCHLQDYVKENKLRVIVLFEGRDAAGKGGTIKAITEKVSPRVFRVVALPAPSDREKTQLFFQRYMKQFPAGGEIVIFDRSWYNRAGVEYVMGFCSPAEHDRFLALCPQMEKYAIDGGIILIKIWLEVGMDEQERRFNARIDDPVRQWKLSPMDLESFKRWYDYSRARDLMLKKTSTKDAPWYIIRSDDKRRARLNCIAHILEAIPHKRIKKDKVKLPKRSDKGRYNDQAVLRGMNFVTERY from the coding sequence ATGGCAAAGGACGAAGCCTCAGAGCGGATGAAACGCAAGGACTACGAGAAGGAGCTCGAAAAGCTCCAGATCGAGCTTTGCCATCTCCAGGATTATGTAAAGGAAAACAAGCTTCGAGTCATCGTCCTGTTCGAAGGCCGCGACGCGGCCGGCAAGGGCGGTACGATCAAGGCGATCACCGAAAAGGTCAGCCCGCGCGTATTCCGGGTGGTGGCGCTGCCGGCGCCATCGGATCGCGAAAAGACGCAGCTTTTCTTCCAGCGCTACATGAAGCAGTTTCCGGCCGGCGGCGAGATCGTGATCTTCGACCGGAGCTGGTACAATCGCGCCGGCGTCGAATATGTCATGGGGTTCTGCTCGCCCGCCGAGCACGATCGTTTCCTCGCGCTCTGCCCGCAGATGGAAAAGTACGCCATCGACGGCGGCATCATCCTGATCAAGATCTGGCTCGAGGTCGGGATGGACGAGCAGGAGCGCCGCTTCAACGCCCGCATTGACGATCCGGTGCGGCAATGGAAGCTGAGTCCGATGGACCTCGAATCCTTTAAACGCTGGTATGATTATTCGCGCGCGCGCGACCTGATGCTCAAGAAGACGAGCACGAAGGACGCGCCTTGGTACATCATTCGCTCCGACGACAAGCGGCGGGCGCGGCTGAACTGTATCGCGCACATCCTGGAGGCTATCCCGCACAAGCGGATCAAGAAGGACAAGGTGAAGCTGCCGAAGCGTTCAGACAAGGGGCGCTACAATGACCAGGCGGTCCTGCGCGGGATGAACTTCGTCACCGAACGCTATTGA